The following proteins are encoded in a genomic region of Montipora foliosa isolate CH-2021 chromosome 10, ASM3666993v2, whole genome shotgun sequence:
- the LOC137973741 gene encoding uncharacterized protein, translated as MADTNDLLFFGDDFDAILGILEEDKELDEQFREAADEVQLENVVCELCHKKCKSKSGLKRHKTVKHKDTRDIEKQKEGEQESYLTFVAYSRIVEKAKLKIADNKIYPKSIRDELSAYTYNNGLHDITAEFCDIEDLYKRLIKSGNAERFYSCFYSTIALNAVKHFEGLPRNAATLLSTKVADCMLAHSKEEIESIYTCTPLTKLSDEEKAGLQYIGGYVFHKLHTKHASKSSESEQAISILKAGKLEDHNAIECQKLTSSLNRGGLWAISKNAQLIFERTEHYFRDATSKTNVQYIAFANIISRSVHDVEVVSAYNSMLSSSELISNSSVAKDVLHNIIQLYVKVRSFSFAKDVIQKHRIRLKQIKTKALRKDISRASHESDQQRQN; from the exons atggcggacacgaACGATTTGCTTTTCTTCGGAGACGATTTTGACGCTATTTTAGGTATTTTGGAAGAAGACAAAGAGCTTGATGAACAGTTTAGAGAAGCTGCTGATGAA GTTCAACTCGAAAACGTTGTGTGCGAACTGTGCCACAAGAAATGCAAAAGCAAGAGCGGACTGAAGCGACACAAGACAGTTAAACACAAAGATACGAGAGATATTGAGAAGCAAAAAGAAGGAGAACAGGAGAGCTATTTAACTTTTGTAGCTTACTCAAGAATTGTTGAAAAAGCTAAACTCAAAATTGCTGACAACAAAATCTATCCAAAATCAATCAGAGACGAGCTAAGTGCCTACACCTACAACAACGGTCTACACGACATAACAGCTGAATTCTGTGACATTGAAGACCTATATAAACGCTTGATAAAGTCTGGGAATGCTGAAAGATTTTATTCTTGCTTCTATTCAACCATAGCTCTGAATGCAGTTAAGCATTTTGAGGGATTGCCAAGGAACGCTGCTACACTACTGTCTACCAAGGTTGCTGATTGTATGTTAGCACACAGCAAGGAGGAAATTGAAAGCATTTATACTTGTACCCCATTAACTAAACTTTCAGATGAAGAAAAAGCTGGACTACAGTATATTGGGGGTTATGTTTTTCATAAACTTCATACTAAGCATGCTAGTAAATCTTCAGAAAGTGAGCAGGCAATCTCTATCCTTAAGGCTGGCAAATTAGAAGACCACAATGCCATCGAATGCCAGAAGTTAACTTCATCCTTAAATCGTGGTGGTTTGTGGGCAATTTCCAAAAATGCTCAATTAATTTTTGAGAGAACTGAACATTATTTCCGGGATGCCACTTCGAAGACTAATGTGCAATACATTGCTTTTGCTAATATCATATCAAGATCTGTTCATGATGTTGAGGTTGTCTCAGCATACAATTCAATGTTATCCAGTTCTGAACTGATAAGCAACAGTAGTGTTGCCAAAGATGTTTTGCACAACATCATACAACTGTATGTCAAAGTGCGttcattttcttttgcaaaagatGTTATCCAGAAACATAGGATTAGattgaaacaaataaaaacaaaagcacTTCGTAAGGATATAAGCAGAGCCTCCCACGAGAGTGACCAACAAAGGCAAAACTAA